One Helianthus annuus cultivar XRQ/B chromosome 12, HanXRQr2.0-SUNRISE, whole genome shotgun sequence genomic region harbors:
- the LOC110893648 gene encoding uncharacterized mitochondrial protein AtMg00810-like encodes MLFVNLYVDDLIYTGNFEEMLQTFKGSMMQHFEMSDLGRMKFFLGIEVTQTTFGTHISQHKYAIEILKRFDMVDCNPVINPVVLGSKLVSNEGLKVDATMFKQMVGSLMYLTTTRPDIQYVVNLVSQFMSNPTEMHFECGEACSEIFKRNFGSWHLTGNEPHDEDDDAGDEDDADDEDDDAGGWVAGGSGGGVAGDWSGL; translated from the exons ATGTTGTTTGTTAATTTGTACGTTGATGATCTCATTTATACCGGAAACTTTGAAGAAATGTTACAGACTTTTAAAGGCTCTATGATGCAACATTTTGAGATGTCTGATCTTGGGAGAATGAAGTTTTTCTTGGGAATTGAGGTAACACAAACTACTTTTGGCACGCACATCTCACAGCATAAATATGCTATTGAGATCTTGAAGAGGTTTGACATGGTGGATTGCAATCCGGTTATTAATCCCGTAGTTCTAGGAAGTAAACTGGTCTCGAATGAAGGGCTTAAGGTTGATGCAACTATGTTTAAGCAGATGGTAGGCAGCCTGATGTATTTAACCACAACTCGTCCAGATATTCAGTATGTGGTGAACTTAGTAAGCCAGTTTATGTCAAATCCCACCGAGATGCACTTTGAATGCGGCGAAGCGTGTTCTGAGATATTTAAAAGGAACTTTGGATCATGGCATTTG ACGGGGAACGAGCcacatgatgaagatgatgacgcCGGTGATGAGGATGATgccgatgatgaagatgatgacgcCGGTGGTTGGGTGGCCGGTGGTA